From Spartobacteria bacterium, a single genomic window includes:
- a CDS encoding peptide transporter, whose translation MATRVDKELEEFRQVMEVPDTFEDGFNWTALVGALFIALLMVPGAIYMGLLAGVDNIGAASQWVTVILFIEVAKRAHKNLKRPEIFVLFFMAAAAMGSPFGGLIWNQFFARSDAAIAHGIADQLPVWFAPAADSASYGDRTFFHADWLPVIGMMIFGTFFGQLASTVLGYGLFRVANDVERLPFPMAPVGAQGVCALAEDADEKSIENEEGRWRWRVFSIGGAIGLGFGFIYLLLPTLSGALTGETIQVLPIPFSDWTQTTGDYLSAVATGMSWDFGNIIFGMVLPFYAMVGSFVGLIVTMVLNPTLYHYGILQHWTPGDGTISTLYKNNIDFYFSFQIGIAVAVAVAGFWQVYQSFRNRDKSTKKRSKNPMDVKKDRGDINTWFVVFVYFLVTITYILVSGWLIDWHKGIMVVLILLGFVYTPILSYVTTRLEGMVGQVVEIPFIREASLILSGYTGVKCWFLPIPMANYGQMVVFYKQCELTGTKFTSIWKTQVVLFPIILIASIFFMNFIWGLNEVPSAVYPFAEQMWKLQAENACIMFTSTMGEYSIFEEAFNTTYLGIGAVFGIALFGTMSTLGAPIMLTYGVVRGLGQTMPHAVLPQFIGALIGHFYFKRKMGLRWRQYIPVVSAGFACGMGLITTVGVGITFLSKAAIQLPF comes from the coding sequence ATGGCAACGAGAGTAGATAAAGAACTGGAAGAGTTTCGGCAGGTCATGGAAGTCCCCGATACGTTCGAGGATGGCTTTAACTGGACGGCATTGGTCGGGGCGCTGTTTATCGCGCTGCTGATGGTGCCGGGCGCCATTTATATGGGACTGCTGGCCGGTGTGGATAATATTGGTGCCGCCTCGCAGTGGGTGACGGTGATTCTCTTTATTGAGGTGGCCAAGCGGGCTCACAAAAACCTGAAACGACCCGAGATTTTTGTGCTGTTCTTTATGGCCGCCGCCGCAATGGGGTCGCCTTTCGGCGGATTAATATGGAATCAGTTCTTTGCACGCAGTGATGCGGCTATTGCCCACGGTATTGCCGATCAGCTGCCGGTCTGGTTTGCCCCTGCCGCCGATTCGGCGTCCTATGGTGATCGCACGTTCTTCCATGCCGACTGGCTGCCGGTCATCGGTATGATGATTTTTGGAACCTTTTTTGGTCAGTTGGCCAGTACGGTTCTGGGATACGGTTTGTTTCGTGTCGCCAATGATGTGGAACGCCTGCCGTTCCCCATGGCCCCAGTGGGTGCACAGGGTGTCTGTGCGCTGGCGGAAGATGCCGATGAGAAATCCATTGAAAATGAGGAGGGCCGCTGGCGCTGGCGTGTGTTTTCCATTGGAGGAGCCATTGGATTGGGCTTCGGCTTTATCTACCTGCTATTGCCTACATTGTCCGGCGCACTGACCGGAGAAACCATCCAGGTGCTGCCTATTCCGTTCTCCGACTGGACTCAGACCACCGGCGATTACCTGAGCGCCGTGGCCACAGGGATGTCCTGGGATTTCGGGAATATCATCTTCGGTATGGTGCTGCCGTTCTATGCTATGGTGGGCAGTTTTGTTGGACTGATCGTGACCATGGTGCTGAATCCGACGCTCTATCATTACGGTATCCTGCAACACTGGACGCCCGGCGACGGAACGATCTCTACGCTCTATAAGAATAACATCGATTTCTACTTCAGTTTCCAGATAGGGATTGCCGTGGCCGTGGCCGTGGCCGGTTTCTGGCAGGTCTATCAGAGTTTCCGCAATCGGGATAAATCGACGAAGAAACGGTCGAAGAATCCCATGGATGTCAAAAAGGATCGCGGCGATATCAATACCTGGTTTGTGGTCTTTGTCTATTTCCTCGTCACCATTACCTATATTCTGGTGTCGGGCTGGCTTATCGACTGGCATAAGGGCATCATGGTGGTGCTGATTTTACTTGGATTTGTCTATACGCCTATTCTCAGTTATGTGACCACACGGCTGGAAGGCATGGTCGGACAGGTGGTGGAAATTCCCTTTATTCGGGAGGCATCGCTGATCCTCAGTGGGTATACCGGGGTGAAATGCTGGTTCCTGCCCATCCCTATGGCGAATTACGGCCAGATGGTGGTGTTTTATAAGCAGTGCGAACTGACCGGTACCAAGTTTACCAGTATCTGGAAAACCCAGGTGGTGCTGTTCCCCATTATTCTGATCGCATCGATCTTCTTTATGAACTTTATCTGGGGACTGAATGAAGTCCCGTCAGCAGTCTATCCCTTTGCCGAACAGATGTGGAAATTGCAGGCGGAAAATGCCTGTATTATGTTCACGTCCACCATGGGGGAATATTCTATCTTTGAGGAGGCTTTTAATACCACCTACTTAGGGATCGGTGCGGTCTTCGGGATTGCTCTCTTTGGAACCATGAGCACCCTGGGTGCCCCGATCATGCTGACCTATGGAGTGGTGCGCGGATTGGGTCAGACCATGCCTCATGCGGTGCTGCCGCAGTTTATCGGCGCGCTCATCGGTCACTTTTACTTTAAGC
- a CDS encoding FtsX-like permease family protein, translating into MNGRYLKWCVTAFLASVLCSLSYGVTADFERDSREIGKYPHRLVGTANGSAAAAYITKRLEEMAPDELLTQDFSVAQTQVIECEMLLPDGQKINLVPMRPNVVIPPVTDEAGVTGELIYVGHGTDADFKNANPHDKIAVMEYNAGTHWQRAFRLGAKAVVFVSSEKADASNFHYVRANANLPRFYYDGSRDALPDGTQVTIRSAIQWKRETGHNVLAFFKGTDPVFDLEKEEVIILAAPYDSFGEVPRRSPGGRAAINCAGLLKLAEYIKENRPRRHILIAFFDGEARNFSGTINFYWALDGEGNRATIADRLKAAKEEDAFIAKLEAQMNEANPLDDTISDEGRDLLFRLRNYAQDLSYAVRADLADARKALAVIPKDGDRSVATKRVADLDKEYQAWNALRKQLGRKDVKNLKDPNFLAIMSMLRDSVAARKKELTQLSAVLAGSEALQMLMKDKWITLHSTLMLGQSTDRWGLIVGGDSEMHAERDRPGLYGKVQSSFMRAYQSLEKTGGRPEHFEISSIDGKVRNPRLLWASPYLIHGGEVAGRYGIYNVVLGTVFERLELEGTPDDRVDQYDLTMMENNVDEIGHILTAVGSQDSKLTEPEAIADQEGLSLRRSMPVDATYIVPGFDNGRTTGAIVMGRQRGSSIPNTAQAGAVVQLSLRTPWNACFWYHTKPYAFEPYWVLLTDQNGAYEAGALPSEYPKPVGFAAKLDERGQVAMASDMTTRSTAMKRLNTFPCESGVLMLPPGYWPKPAKLLDARSNAILSDGSSERSYCETTDGLVYWYADSTIKGYKAFALRSIVALVNDPASVGTSRDDNYGVGYPVTTDWLSLLNARRSAGDLWRLNERRMNILRDRDIMNSSLEAAHGRVKDMIEEASTIDNAVRAEALSSAAYMSSEPVYEIIRTSMDDLVKAVLVLLALCVPFAFALERLLVGSTMIYKQVAWFTFFFVLTFLVLYMSHPAFAIAKTPVIIFLGFAIVVLSVLVIVIIMQKFEFELKAMQGMSTSVHASDISRINTMIAAMNMGISTMRRRPLRTALTAVTIILLTFTILGFASFDTQKGIVKLFTAPAPAYTGVELHQPNWTSFNPDFLDIINGRWSDDSVVSYRYWLCPEFPSDPDFAVAHSDATHPVILKGILGLSAAELSQREDLRELLKLENPEDVEDMVFMTDAVGDLLDVQPGAEVILKGLRLRVGEFVSASSLSAARDMDGSSILPVDFAQMKQSGSSDTSSMDDIMADQGSWASLPIDSIVITSERNARRLGGKPHIITLYTEDSQQSTTIAEDMARMMDKTPIVGTRRDGVYRHIQGTIVAASGIADLFFPILLGGLVIFGTMLGSVADREKEIYTFSALGLAPPHVASLFFSEALVYSVLGGLGGYLIAQGSMKVMSIAANYGLMQLPEMNYSSTNAIVTILIVMGTVMISAIYPAIKASKSANPGLLRSWKLPKPDNDEFDLIFPFTVSAYDLTGVVSFLKEHFDQFSDTGLGSFMSKNAKIDVYKDGALGMSATLALAPFDLGVTQEFALRSAKSEIEGIDEVNIRIVRLSGQPKDWARLNRVLLNDLRQQFLLWRSLPQATMEHYRSETLVHLKSTKVSK; encoded by the coding sequence ATGAATGGACGGTATTTAAAATGGTGCGTGACAGCATTTCTCGCCTCGGTGTTATGCTCCCTGTCTTATGGAGTCACGGCCGATTTTGAGCGGGACAGCCGGGAAATCGGGAAATATCCCCATCGCCTTGTTGGTACAGCGAATGGAAGTGCGGCGGCCGCGTACATTACGAAACGTCTGGAGGAAATGGCTCCTGATGAGCTGTTGACCCAGGATTTTTCGGTGGCACAGACCCAGGTCATCGAATGCGAAATGCTGCTACCGGACGGCCAGAAAATCAATTTGGTGCCCATGCGTCCCAATGTAGTCATTCCTCCGGTAACAGATGAAGCAGGTGTGACCGGCGAACTGATCTACGTGGGGCATGGCACCGATGCTGATTTTAAGAATGCCAATCCCCACGATAAAATTGCGGTTATGGAGTACAATGCCGGAACCCATTGGCAGCGGGCCTTTCGTCTGGGTGCCAAAGCGGTTGTATTTGTCTCAAGTGAAAAGGCCGATGCCAGCAATTTCCATTATGTCCGCGCCAACGCCAATCTCCCCCGGTTTTATTATGACGGCTCCCGCGATGCACTGCCTGACGGGACACAGGTCACCATCAGGAGCGCCATTCAATGGAAACGCGAGACAGGTCATAATGTGCTGGCCTTTTTCAAGGGCACCGATCCGGTTTTTGACTTAGAAAAAGAAGAGGTGATTATTCTGGCCGCGCCCTATGACTCCTTTGGTGAAGTGCCGCGTCGATCGCCGGGCGGGCGGGCCGCGATCAATTGCGCGGGTCTGCTGAAACTGGCGGAATATATCAAGGAAAACCGTCCCCGTCGTCATATCCTCATTGCCTTTTTTGACGGAGAAGCCCGCAATTTTTCCGGCACCATTAATTTTTATTGGGCACTGGACGGCGAGGGTAACCGCGCAACCATTGCCGATCGTCTGAAGGCCGCCAAGGAAGAGGACGCCTTCATTGCTAAATTAGAAGCGCAAATGAATGAGGCCAATCCGCTGGATGATACCATCAGCGACGAAGGGCGTGATTTACTTTTTCGTTTACGTAATTATGCTCAGGATTTGTCCTATGCCGTGCGTGCCGATTTAGCCGATGCCAGAAAAGCCCTTGCTGTTATTCCCAAAGATGGCGACCGTTCCGTGGCAACCAAACGGGTGGCCGATCTGGATAAGGAGTATCAGGCGTGGAATGCCCTGCGCAAACAGCTGGGTAGAAAAGATGTTAAGAATCTGAAGGATCCTAACTTTCTTGCTATCATGTCGATGCTGCGCGACAGCGTGGCCGCCCGTAAAAAGGAACTGACACAGCTGAGTGCTGTTCTTGCCGGTTCAGAAGCGCTGCAGATGCTGATGAAAGACAAGTGGATTACGTTGCATTCCACGTTGATGCTGGGACAGAGCACCGATCGCTGGGGTCTGATTGTGGGTGGCGATTCGGAAATGCACGCCGAGCGGGATCGTCCCGGCTTATACGGGAAGGTTCAGTCCAGTTTTATGCGGGCCTATCAGTCGCTGGAAAAAACGGGCGGGCGTCCTGAACATTTTGAAATTTCGTCCATCGACGGCAAGGTTAGAAATCCCCGTCTGCTCTGGGCTTCTCCCTATCTCATTCATGGCGGGGAAGTGGCGGGACGGTACGGCATTTATAATGTCGTGCTGGGTACGGTCTTTGAACGGCTGGAGCTGGAAGGCACGCCCGATGATCGCGTAGATCAGTATGATTTGACCATGATGGAAAACAATGTGGACGAAATCGGTCACATTCTCACTGCCGTGGGCAGTCAGGATTCGAAGCTGACGGAACCCGAGGCCATCGCCGATCAGGAAGGCCTTTCCCTGCGCCGCTCCATGCCCGTGGATGCCACGTATATTGTACCGGGATTTGATAATGGGCGTACCACCGGTGCTATTGTTATGGGTCGCCAGCGCGGCAGCTCCATTCCCAATACGGCTCAGGCCGGAGCTGTTGTGCAGCTCAGCTTGCGGACGCCTTGGAATGCCTGTTTCTGGTATCATACCAAGCCCTATGCTTTTGAACCCTACTGGGTCTTGCTGACCGATCAGAATGGCGCCTATGAGGCCGGTGCCCTGCCATCGGAATATCCCAAACCCGTGGGCTTTGCCGCAAAACTGGATGAGCGGGGTCAGGTGGCTATGGCCTCGGATATGACCACGCGTAGCACGGCGATGAAACGGCTGAATACCTTTCCCTGCGAAAGCGGTGTGCTGATGCTTCCTCCGGGATATTGGCCAAAACCTGCGAAGTTGCTGGATGCCCGCTCCAATGCCATTTTGTCCGATGGAAGTTCGGAACGTTCTTATTGTGAAACCACGGACGGATTGGTCTATTGGTACGCCGATTCCACCATTAAGGGCTATAAAGCCTTTGCTTTGCGATCCATTGTTGCGCTGGTGAATGATCCGGCCAGTGTGGGTACGAGCAGGGACGATAATTACGGCGTAGGCTATCCGGTGACCACCGACTGGCTTTCGCTGCTCAATGCCAGGCGGTCCGCCGGTGATTTATGGCGGCTGAATGAACGCCGCATGAATATTCTGCGCGACAGAGATATCATGAACAGTTCGCTGGAAGCGGCTCATGGCCGTGTGAAGGATATGATCGAGGAAGCCTCCACCATCGATAATGCGGTACGCGCCGAAGCCCTGTCCAGTGCAGCCTATATGTCGTCGGAGCCGGTCTATGAAATTATCCGCACGAGCATGGATGACCTGGTGAAGGCGGTGCTGGTACTGCTGGCACTGTGCGTCCCTTTTGCCTTTGCACTGGAACGGTTGCTGGTGGGATCGACCATGATTTACAAACAGGTGGCCTGGTTTACCTTCTTCTTTGTCCTGACGTTCCTCGTGCTGTATATGTCCCATCCGGCCTTTGCCATTGCCAAGACGCCGGTGATTATTTTCTTGGGATTCGCCATCGTTGTATTATCGGTGCTGGTGATCGTGATTATTATGCAGAAGTTCGAGTTTGAACTGAAAGCCATGCAGGGGATGTCGACTTCCGTGCATGCGTCGGATATTTCGCGTATTAATACGATGATTGCTGCCATGAATATGGGCATTTCCACCATGCGCCGCCGTCCATTGCGTACCGCGCTGACGGCTGTCACGATTATTTTGCTGACCTTTACCATTCTGGGTTTTGCGTCTTTTGATACGCAGAAGGGGATTGTGAAGCTCTTTACCGCACCGGCACCCGCCTATACGGGCGTGGAACTGCATCAGCCTAACTGGACCTCCTTTAATCCTGATTTTCTGGATATTATCAATGGTCGCTGGAGTGATGATTCCGTGGTGTCTTATCGCTACTGGCTCTGTCCGGAATTTCCTTCTGATCCGGATTTTGCAGTGGCGCATTCCGATGCGACTCATCCGGTAATTTTGAAGGGTATTCTCGGGTTATCCGCAGCGGAACTCTCGCAGCGTGAAGATTTGCGGGAACTGCTGAAGCTGGAAAATCCCGAAGATGTCGAGGACATGGTCTTTATGACCGATGCGGTAGGGGATCTGCTGGATGTGCAGCCGGGGGCGGAAGTGATTCTTAAGGGATTGCGGTTGCGCGTGGGTGAATTTGTGAGTGCCTCATCGCTGTCGGCCGCCCGTGATATGGATGGAAGCAGTATTCTTCCTGTGGATTTTGCGCAGATGAAGCAGTCGGGATCGAGCGATACGTCATCCATGGATGATATCATGGCGGATCAGGGTTCCTGGGCCAGCCTTCCCATTGACTCGATTGTGATTACCTCTGAGCGCAATGCGCGTCGCTTGGGCGGAAAACCTCATATTATTACGCTTTATACCGAAGATTCACAGCAGTCGACCACGATAGCCGAAGATATGGCGCGCATGATGGATAAAACGCCCATTGTGGGGACGCGCCGCGACGGGGTGTATCGCCACATTCAGGGAACGATTGTTGCCGCCAGTGGTATCGCCGATTTATTTTTTCCGATTCTGTTGGGCGGGCTGGTGATTTTTGGCACCATGCTGGGCTCTGTGGCTGACCGTGAAAAAGAAATTTACACCTTCAGTGCGCTGGGACTCGCTCCCCCGCATGTGGCCAGTTTGTTTTTCTCCGAAGCACTGGTGTACAGTGTGTTGGGCGGTCTGGGCGGCTATCTGATTGCTCAGGGATCTATGAAGGTGATGAGCATTGCGGCAAACTACGGTCTGATGCAGCTGCCGGAAATGAATTATTCTTCCACCAATGCGATTGTCACCATCCTGATTGTCATGGGTACGGTTATGATTTCGGCCATTTATCCCGCTATCAAGGCCTCGAAAAGTGCCAATCCCGGCCTCCTGCGTTCCTGGAAACTGCCGAAACCGGATAATGATGAGTTTGATCTGATTTTCCCGTTCACGGTGTCGGCCTATGACCTGACCGGTGTGGTGAGTTTCCTGAAGGAGCATTTTGACCAGTTCAGCGATACAGGACTGGGATCGTTTATGTCGAAGAATGCAAAAATTGATGTCTATAAGGATGGAGCCTTGGGCATGTCGGCCACGCTGGCTCTGGCTCCCTTCGATCTGGGTGTCACGCAGGAATTTGCCCTGCGCTCAGCTAAGAGCGAAATCGAGGGTATCGATGAGGTGAATATCCGCATTGTACGACTTTCCGGCCAGCCGAAAGACTGGGCACGTTTGAATCGGGTGTTGTTGAATGATCTGCGTCAGCAGTTCCTGCTGTGGCGTTCCTTGCCGCAGGCAACCATGGAGCATTATCGTTCAGAAACACTGGTCCATTTGAAGTCGACGAAAGTATCTAAATAA
- a CDS encoding ABC transporter ATP-binding protein, producing MKKIYNRGGEVTHALRGVDMEIYTGEFIVVMGPSGSGKSTFFNMIGALDSPSEGRVFIDEVDVAQLTAEELAFLRCRKIGYIFQQYNLIQYMTALENVTTPMAFGGVEPDVARNRGMDLLDLVGLKQRWFHKPIEMSGGQQQRVAIARSLANQPGILLCDEPTANLDQHTGQEILDILQKLNKEKGVTIICATHDHRMMNVCDRLLWIRDGQIERIAKRDEVEVELGSIE from the coding sequence ATGAAAAAGATTTATAATCGAGGCGGGGAAGTCACTCATGCGCTGCGCGGGGTAGATATGGAAATCTATACCGGAGAATTTATTGTGGTGATGGGTCCGTCGGGATCGGGTAAAAGCACCTTCTTTAATATGATTGGTGCGCTGGACAGTCCCAGTGAAGGCCGCGTTTTTATCGATGAGGTGGATGTCGCTCAGCTGACGGCGGAAGAACTGGCTTTTCTGCGTTGCCGGAAAATCGGGTATATTTTCCAGCAGTACAATTTGATTCAATATATGACCGCACTGGAAAATGTGACCACACCCATGGCTTTTGGCGGTGTGGAACCCGATGTGGCGCGTAACAGAGGCATGGATTTACTGGATCTGGTGGGATTGAAACAGCGCTGGTTTCATAAACCTATCGAAATGTCCGGCGGGCAGCAACAGCGTGTGGCCATTGCCCGTTCGCTGGCGAATCAGCCCGGCATTTTATTATGTGATGAACCCACCGCCAACCTGGATCAGCATACGGGGCAGGAGATTCTAGATATTCTCCAGAAGCTGAATAAAGAGAAGGGGGTCACCATCATTTGCGCCACGCATGATCATCGCATGATGAATGTGTGCGATAGACTTTTATGGATTCGCGACGGACAGATTGAACGCATCGCAAAACGCGATGAAGTCGAAGTTGAACTTGGCAGTATTGAATAG
- a CDS encoding FtsX-like permease family protein, with amino-acid sequence MKTIDVKDQPILSLSRTVSIALAGVKYRLFRAMVTVVVITVAMSFLMNILSESMIKRAVAETARDEIHAMHLSDQWIAKLSVPQSRDEIIEILSENAADSDVFAEMMQFSGSDANPQEMHELAVQASGYLDFFDALDYGKRRLLAGRSEGSYIFDYLADETHRASFYDHLAKLKTVEFPGDPQALVPYLTSWTALDAFCKQIRKSQQLVLKKVQSQLDGQLMLAALTQADGAFGDVIRQSGFYLPQAESVTLASQAQAMIDRHIIEDTINNISLRRDIAAKENILPADVKVEMIWKLLLSKEHAQWYMNAMQAAGVTISEMSASRLVTLAEGVKKQRLLVRAELATADSGTGFLGMGKRMSWLLFVSMLVCAVGIANAMLMSVTERFREIATLKCLGALDGFIMLVFLIESSILGLMGGLLGSLIGLIIGMSRMAFEFKSLMFQSIPVESLLISGVISVLLGIVLAAVSAVYPSMRAARLAPMEAMRIE; translated from the coding sequence ATGAAAACAATTGATGTAAAAGACCAACCCATCCTTAGTCTTAGCCGAACCGTGAGCATTGCGCTGGCCGGTGTCAAATACCGTCTTTTTCGTGCTATGGTTACCGTGGTGGTGATCACCGTGGCGATGTCTTTCCTGATGAATATTTTATCAGAGAGCATGATCAAACGGGCCGTGGCGGAAACCGCGCGCGACGAGATTCATGCGATGCATTTGTCGGATCAGTGGATTGCCAAGCTGTCGGTGCCGCAATCACGCGATGAAATCATAGAAATTTTGTCGGAAAACGCCGCAGATTCCGATGTCTTTGCAGAAATGATGCAGTTTAGCGGTAGTGACGCCAATCCTCAGGAAATGCACGAACTGGCCGTGCAGGCCAGTGGGTATCTCGATTTCTTTGACGCGCTGGATTACGGGAAGCGCCGGTTGCTGGCAGGTCGTTCCGAGGGCTCCTACATCTTCGATTATCTCGCGGATGAGACCCATCGCGCCTCTTTTTACGACCATCTGGCTAAATTGAAAACCGTTGAATTTCCCGGCGATCCTCAGGCGCTGGTGCCGTATTTGACGTCATGGACGGCACTGGATGCGTTTTGTAAACAAATCCGCAAGAGCCAGCAGCTGGTATTGAAAAAGGTGCAGAGTCAGCTGGACGGACAATTGATGCTGGCGGCGTTAACGCAGGCGGACGGTGCATTCGGCGACGTGATTCGTCAGTCGGGTTTTTATCTGCCTCAGGCCGAGTCGGTCACACTGGCCTCGCAGGCGCAGGCGATGATTGACCGTCACATTATTGAAGATACCATCAATAATATTTCATTGCGCCGCGATATTGCCGCCAAAGAAAACATTCTTCCCGCCGACGTAAAGGTGGAAATGATCTGGAAGCTGCTTCTATCCAAAGAGCATGCCCAATGGTATATGAACGCCATGCAGGCCGCCGGTGTGACCATTTCCGAGATGAGCGCCTCACGTTTGGTGACGCTGGCGGAAGGAGTCAAAAAGCAGCGGCTGCTGGTGCGCGCCGAATTGGCCACCGCCGATTCCGGCACCGGATTCCTCGGTATGGGGAAACGGATGAGCTGGCTGCTGTTTGTCTCTATGCTGGTTTGTGCGGTGGGAATTGCCAACGCCATGCTGATGTCGGTGACCGAACGTTTTCGCGAAATTGCTACGCTCAAGTGTCTTGGTGCACTGGATGGATTTATCATGCTGGTGTTTCTTATTGAATCCTCGATTTTGGGTCTTATGGGCGGATTGCTCGGTTCGCTAATTGGCCTGATCATCGGGATGTCCCGCATGGCCTTTGAATTTAAATCTCTTATGTTTCAATCTATTCCGGTTGAGTCCTTATTGATTTCAGGTGTGATATCTGTGCTGCTGGGCATTGTTCTGGCGGCGGTGTCGGCGGTGTATCCGTCCATGAGAGCCGCGCGACTGGCTCCGATGGAAGCGATGCGAATCGAATAA
- a CDS encoding PqqD family protein encodes MSKQKKKPDACFRVGDSSWESMLRSRVIRNVAVKVEGPDEEGMLYIAVKNRKPKWCIPPISWIMRLPDEKVLEIDKLGAEVLDMCSESPMVEEVVEAFSKKYFITFHEARISVINYISVLVKKGALAVQII; translated from the coding sequence ATGTCTAAACAGAAAAAAAAGCCGGATGCCTGTTTTCGTGTCGGGGACAGTTCCTGGGAATCCATGCTGCGTTCGCGTGTCATACGTAATGTGGCGGTCAAGGTCGAAGGGCCCGACGAGGAGGGTATGTTGTACATTGCGGTAAAAAACCGTAAACCGAAATGGTGTATACCGCCCATCAGCTGGATTATGCGTTTACCGGATGAAAAGGTGCTGGAGATCGATAAACTGGGCGCGGAGGTTTTAGATATGTGTTCAGAAAGTCCTATGGTAGAAGAGGTTGTGGAGGCTTTTTCGAAAAAGTATTTTATTACTTTCCATGAGGCACGCATCTCCGTTATAAACTATATTAGCGTTTTAGTAAAAAAAGGTGCACTGGCCGTTCAGATCATTTAA
- a CDS encoding FMN-binding protein, with amino-acid sequence MKNSWYICIILIVTGLAGSMGYAKGRHDDLTPVSDAQWRDIAASKLGVTELELHSDPFRWGYAPHVGWVVLTGDVSAPVGYRGPTSLMLHIDPSGTKLVRVILVESGDTPPYVDMVISEGFLDRFAGKDIASGQPLAVDAVSGATRTCTAIHRAVNDTLRRFLER; translated from the coding sequence ATGAAAAACAGTTGGTACATATGTATTATTCTCATCGTAACCGGCCTGGCCGGTTCGATGGGCTATGCCAAAGGCCGTCATGATGACTTGACCCCCGTCTCTGATGCGCAATGGCGTGACATCGCTGCGTCAAAGCTGGGAGTGACAGAGCTCGAGCTGCATTCCGACCCATTCCGTTGGGGCTATGCGCCTCATGTCGGATGGGTTGTTCTAACCGGAGATGTTTCCGCGCCCGTCGGTTATCGCGGTCCCACATCGCTGATGCTTCACATCGATCCGTCCGGAACGAAACTGGTGCGCGTTATTTTAGTAGAAAGCGGTGATACGCCGCCCTATGTTGACATGGTGATATCAGAAGGTTTTCTTGACCGGTTTGCGGGAAAAGACATCGCATCCGGCCAGCCGCTCGCGGTGGATGCGGTGAGCGGCGCAACCCGTACCTGTACCGCCATTCATCGCGCGGTAAACGACACGCTCCGTCGTTTTCTTGAGCGATAA
- a CDS encoding FeoB-associated Cys-rich membrane protein yields MALGLIPAGWSDAACLGSHDRCLSNRFTRRNRGLTMEMMIIIALVAVAGWSVFRFLHKETKGGSGCTGHCRHCPMQNAAQKKVPMIGSL; encoded by the coding sequence ATGGCGCTGGGCCTTATTCCAGCTGGGTGGTCTGACGCTGCTTGCCTGGGTTCTCACGACCGCTGTCTATCAAATCGGTTCACTCGCCGGAATAGGGGTCTGACAATGGAAATGATGATCATTATCGCACTCGTTGCAGTTGCTGGATGGAGCGTTTTCCGTTTCCTTCACAAAGAAACGAAGGGGGGCAGCGGCTGCACAGGACATTGTCGTCACTGCCCCATGCAAAATGCCGCCCAAAAAAAAGTTCCAATGATTGGAAGTTTATAA